In the genome of Triticum urartu cultivar G1812 chromosome 5, Tu2.1, whole genome shotgun sequence, one region contains:
- the LOC125511171 gene encoding heavy metal-associated isoprenylated plant protein 39-like yields the protein MSAKKIVVKLELHDNKDKQKAMKAVSVLVGIDAISMDLASRKMTVIGTVDPVDVVSKLRKGWAAYIESVGPAKEPEKKEEKKEEAKKEGGDGAKKEGGDGGDAKKEGDGKKDGEGKKDGDGKKEEGDGKKDGDGKKDGDKKEEGDGKKDDQKKPAAVAPLPYPHHMPLPHHMPPPYMFNADYMMNQYRPAPPAYPPPYVPPQHYYVRNMSMEENPNSCVIC from the exons AAGATCGTGGTGAAGCTGGAGCTCCATGACAACAAGGACAAGCAGAAGGCCATGAAGGCCGTCTCCGTGCTCGTCG GCATCGACGCCATATCCATGGACCTGGCGTCGCGCAAGATGACGGTGATCGGCACGGTGGACCCGGTGGACGTGGTGAGCAAGCTGCGCAAGGGCTGGGCGGCCTACATCGAGTCCGTCGGCCCGGCCAAGGAGCCcgagaagaaggaggagaagaaggaggaggccAAGAAGGAAGGCGGCGACGGGGCCAAGAAGgaaggcggcgacggcggcgacgccAAGAAGGAAGGCGACGGCAAGAAGGACGGCGAAGGGAAGAAGGACGGCGATGGCAAGAAGGAGGAGGGCGACGGCAAGAAGGACGGCGACGGGAAGAAGGACGGCGACAAGAAGGAGGAGGGCGACGGCAAGAAGGACGACCAGAAGAAGCCCGCCGCCGTGGCCCCGCTGCCGTACCCGCACCACATGCCGCTGCCGCACCACATGCCGCCGCCCTACATGTTCAACGCCGACTACATGATGAACCAGTACCGGCCGGCGCCGCCGGCCTACCCGCCGCCGTACGTGCCGCCGCAGCACTACTACGTGCGGAACATGAGCATGGAGGAGAACCCAAACTCGTGCGTCATCTGCTAA